A DNA window from Sulfitobacter sp. BSw21498 contains the following coding sequences:
- a CDS encoding DUF481 domain-containing protein has protein sequence MNTLAKFATVSTLALIIAAPVSAQSTLTGVTGLNDQIDDITTEVERDQRRGQDADRFGANGVAQGWRGSFALSASGTSGNTDNGELAGAGRLTYGIGDWNHLVGFAVEYGEANGIKNEEKFFGTYEASRYFTPEFYMFGIGRFQYDGLLTDNTGAIIPGTETDAFLGFGPGYRVLNEPDHTWRVQAGPGARYYKDAAGVSDTEFGFIVSSRYFYALTDTVSFTNDTDILGSDANTIFSNDAGINYKMSNNLSTRVSYRTDYNTDPSAGLKSTDNTLGVSLVLGF, from the coding sequence ATGAACACTCTCGCAAAATTTGCCACAGTTTCCACTCTGGCGCTGATCATTGCTGCACCTGTATCAGCCCAAAGCACATTGACCGGCGTAACCGGTTTGAATGACCAAATCGACGATATCACAACCGAAGTCGAGCGCGACCAGCGTCGCGGTCAAGACGCGGATCGCTTTGGCGCAAATGGCGTGGCCCAAGGCTGGCGCGGTTCGTTTGCGCTCTCTGCGTCCGGTACATCCGGCAACACCGACAACGGTGAATTGGCAGGCGCTGGCCGGCTGACCTACGGTATTGGCGACTGGAACCACCTTGTCGGGTTCGCCGTGGAATACGGCGAAGCCAATGGCATTAAGAACGAAGAAAAGTTCTTTGGCACATATGAAGCCAGCCGTTACTTCACACCGGAATTCTACATGTTCGGGATTGGCCGCTTCCAGTATGATGGCCTGCTAACCGACAACACCGGCGCGATTATCCCCGGCACAGAAACCGATGCCTTCCTTGGCTTTGGCCCCGGCTACCGGGTCTTGAACGAACCTGACCACACATGGCGTGTCCAAGCAGGCCCCGGTGCGCGTTACTACAAAGACGCAGCTGGCGTATCTGATACTGAATTCGGATTTATTGTGTCTTCGCGCTATTTCTACGCTTTGACAGATACGGTTTCTTTCACCAATGACACCGACATTCTTGGATCGGATGCAAACACGATCTTCTCGAACGATGCAGGCATCAACTACAAGATGTCGAACAATCTGTCGACACGCGTGAGCTATCGCACAGACTACAACACCGACCCGTCTGCCGGTCTCAAATCGACCGACAATACCCTGGGCGTTTCGCTGGTCCTGGGCTTCTAA
- a CDS encoding tripartite tricarboxylate transporter permease, with product MLEGILIGLQTALSVQNLAMVIGGCLIGTFIGMLPGLGPMSIIAIMIPIAISLGDPSAALILLAGVYYGAIFGGSTSSILLNAPGVAGTVASSFDGYPMAMQGKAGKALTIAAIASFAGGTVGAILLMIFAPMLSSVALLFHSAEYFGLMVVGLSAIAAFAGNGQVAKALLMTVLGLMMATVGLGSLFNMPRFTGGMMELQSGFGFVTLAMAMFALPEAIFLVLKPKNMGDSGGEIKDLRITRAEARAIAPVIGRQSVQGFFIGVLPGAGATIASFLGYAVERNIAPKHEQDEFGKGSIKGLAAPETANNAACTGSFVPLLTLGIPGSGTTAILLGALIALNVTPGPRLMIDEPQIFWAVIMSMFIGNFVLLILNLPLIPYIAKVLAIPRNYLIPFILFFTLMGAYIGQNNATELLLLVAFGVCGIALKFANFPLPPLLIGFILGGMMEDNFARSMQLYGGLSFIWERPMTLGLLIVAVLLVLLPGIRALRLRVKGV from the coding sequence ATGCTCGAAGGAATACTGATTGGCCTGCAAACGGCTCTGTCTGTCCAAAACCTTGCGATGGTCATTGGCGGCTGTCTGATCGGCACGTTCATTGGCATGCTGCCGGGTCTCGGGCCGATGTCGATCATCGCGATCATGATCCCGATTGCCATTTCACTGGGTGATCCATCCGCTGCGCTGATCCTGCTCGCAGGGGTGTATTACGGCGCGATCTTTGGCGGGTCGACATCGTCAATCCTGCTTAATGCGCCCGGTGTCGCAGGGACCGTTGCCTCCAGCTTTGACGGCTATCCGATGGCGATGCAGGGCAAAGCGGGCAAGGCGCTGACGATCGCGGCCATCGCCAGTTTCGCGGGCGGCACGGTCGGTGCTATATTGCTGATGATTTTTGCCCCGATGCTAAGCTCTGTCGCGCTGCTGTTCCACTCTGCCGAATACTTCGGACTGATGGTCGTCGGACTGTCGGCCATCGCGGCCTTTGCAGGAAACGGTCAGGTCGCCAAAGCGTTGCTGATGACGGTGCTGGGTCTGATGATGGCAACCGTCGGTCTTGGGTCGTTGTTCAACATGCCCCGCTTTACCGGCGGCATGATGGAGCTACAGTCGGGGTTCGGATTTGTCACCTTGGCGATGGCGATGTTTGCCCTGCCAGAAGCGATATTTCTTGTACTCAAGCCTAAGAACATGGGCGACAGCGGTGGCGAAATCAAAGATTTGCGCATTACCCGCGCAGAGGCGCGCGCCATAGCACCTGTCATCGGTCGCCAATCCGTTCAGGGGTTTTTCATCGGTGTTCTGCCAGGGGCTGGGGCGACGATCGCTTCGTTCTTGGGCTACGCCGTCGAGCGTAATATCGCGCCAAAACACGAGCAGGACGAATTCGGCAAAGGGTCGATCAAAGGTCTTGCTGCACCCGAAACCGCCAACAACGCCGCGTGTACCGGATCGTTCGTGCCATTGCTTACGCTTGGTATCCCGGGGTCTGGCACGACGGCCATTCTGCTGGGTGCGTTGATCGCGCTGAACGTCACACCGGGGCCACGCCTTATGATCGACGAGCCGCAGATTTTCTGGGCTGTCATCATGTCCATGTTCATCGGTAATTTCGTCTTGTTGATCCTGAACCTGCCGCTGATCCCCTATATCGCCAAGGTCCTCGCAATCCCGCGCAATTATCTGATCCCGTTCATTTTGTTTTTCACTTTGATGGGCGCGTATATAGGCCAAAACAACGCTACCGAATTGCTGCTGCTGGTCGCCTTTGGGGTCTGCGGCATTGCGCTGAAATTCGCGAATTTTCCGCTGCCACCCTTGCTCATCGGCTTTATCCTGGGCGGCATGATGGAAGACAATTTTGCCCGTTCAATGCAGCTTTATGGCGGGCTATCTTTCATTTGGGAGCGTCCGATGACATTGGGGCTTCTGATCGTTGCGGTCTTGCTGGTTCTGTTGCCGGGTATCCGCGCGCTGCGCCTGCGGGTGAAGGGCGTCTGA